A segment of the Leptolyngbya sp. NIES-3755 genome:
CCGGACGCGATCGCTCAAACAGCCGTTTTAATAGAAGATTCAATCCCAACGCGCCAAAGCCACCGAGCGCGATCGTCATCGCCTCCGATTTTCGATGTCGAAACAGCAAAATTGCACTCATCAGCGTTCCAACCACTAGAAGCACCGTCGGATCACCAATGTTAGTCACGAACAGCATGATCGGGGTTAGCCAAGGAGCTTGAAGTTTTTGAACTGCAAGTAAAACGTTTGTGTCAAAAACTTGAGTTTGATTACCCATTACGGTTTCTGCCAGTTCTGCGAATCCCCAAAGCGCGATCGCTGCCGTGACTAATCCTGCCAATCGAACCGTATTCAGCAGCGGTGTAATTCGAGTTCCAACCTTTCGTCGCCAAAATGTTAAGATTCTTCGACTCGATCGCCGAATCATTTCAACCAACATTATTTCTAATTTCCCAAGATTAGCGCTAGTTTTTCAGAAACAAATTCCCGAATTCGTCTAGCTAA
Coding sequences within it:
- a CDS encoding hypothetical protein (similar to AA sequence:cyanobase_aa:all7623); this translates as MLVEMIRRSSRRILTFWRRKVGTRITPLLNTVRLAGLVTAAIALWGFAELAETVMGNQTQVFDTNVLLAVQKLQAPWLTPIMLFVTNIGDPTVLLVVGTLMSAILLFRHRKSEAMTIALGGFGALGLNLLLKRLFERSRPELWSRTVEVKFYSFPSGHAMLSIVMYGLLGYLLATRYPKYRNLTILLMSILIALIGFSRLYFGVHWFTDIIAGYAAGFVWLMTCVLSLEIWRHRKDLSRPIP